In one Silene latifolia isolate original U9 population chromosome 10, ASM4854445v1, whole genome shotgun sequence genomic region, the following are encoded:
- the LOC141609466 gene encoding F-box protein At4g09920-like: protein MIPVSKKSKTGQFNSKDRFSDLPDFIIHHIISYLGTKEAYRTSVLSKRWTQISATNPVLEFHHYRFSRGTTAALLEYIDIRMQKYSKENFRIKTLTLAFPNSCIEFACKVDEWLGIAARNRVEKFVLTSVADYKLPQILFSARSLRILECTKVEIPYYESIDLASLESLELCDVVIEERMLCHIVKSCLLLKDLRLSDCSGFKSIVIPQCSKLELLDISETLPTDGRVILETSSLKVFCYIPKHSNRANPWPITSKGGLLRNLRFINIATVDITDEVFAKLLPELTSLENLVFWGCHKLTSIIISSTQIKDIRFNDCCSLCDVLIDAPSLINFKFNGELDSSLCITIRSEASCNVSFHTLPVYLDTDGFFKLKKVLAGINNCNVLKLLLLKESIKNNCDDVEFDEEAVRNADLGPPCVIRKLKLTLSSWILSKSSLSALLDGLFWTCHLDIISLRVHLRSYSLTIPDLISKLEDMTKCWRHPLKRVEVEGANCSNLLVLRKLDVQLRLYW from the exons ATGATACCTGTTTCCAAGAAATCAAAAACTGGGCAGTTCAATTCTAAGGATAGGTTCTCAGATTTACCGGATTTTATCATACATCACATCATTTCTTATCTGGGTACCAAAGAGGCGTATAGAACTAGCGTCTTGTCGAAAAGATGGACTCAAATTTCCGCTACTAACCCAGTTCTAGAGTTTCATCATTACAGGTTTTCTCGCGGAACTACTGCAGCATTATTGGAATATATCGATATCAGAATGCAAAAATATTCGAAAGAAAACTTTCGTATAAAGACGCTCACACTTGCATTCCCGAATAGTTGCATCGAATTTGCTTGCAAAGTCGATGAATGGCTTGGAATAGCCGCAAGAAACCGTGTTGAGAAATTTGTTCTTACAAGTGTTGCTGATTACAAATTACCCCAAATTTTGTTTTCTGCTAGGTCGTTAAGGATTCTTGAATGTACAAAGGTCGAGATACCTTACTATGAATCCATTGATCTTGCGTCTCTCGAGTCTTTGGAATTATGTGATGTGGTTATCGAGGAGCGTATGTTGTGTCACATTGTTAAGTCTTGCCTGTTACTGAAAGATTTGCGGCTGTCAGATTGCTCTGGCTTCAAAAGTATCGTGATTCCTCAGTGTAGTAAGCTGGAGTTGCTCGATATATCTGAAACTTTACCTACAGATGGGAGAGTCATTCTCGAAACTTCTAGTCTTAAGGTGTTTTGTTACATACCCAAGCATTCTAATCGCGCTAACCCTTGGCCGATTACATCAAAGGGTGGTTTGTTGAGAAATTTGAGGTTTATAAACATCGCTACTGTTGATATCACAGACGAGGTTTTTGCTAAACTACTACCTGAACTCACCTCGCTAGAGAATTTGGTGTTTTGGGGCTGTCACAAGCTGACGAGTATCATAATATCAAGTACTCAGATAAAGGATATTCGCTTCAATGATTGCTGCAGTTTGTGCGATGTTTTGATTGATGCTCCAAGTTTGATAAATTTCAAATTTAATGGCGAACTAGACTCGTCCTTATGTATCACCATTCGCAGTGAAGCCAGTTGCAACGTCTCTTTCCACACACTACCCGTTTATCTTGATACTGACGGGTTTTTCAAACTGAAGAAGGTTTTGGCAGGAATAAACAACTGCAATGTTTTGAAACTCCTACTGCTCAAAGAGTCAATTAAG AACAATTGTGATGACGTCGAATTTGATGAAGAAGCAGTCAGGAATGCTGATCTTGGACCCCCATGTGTTATCAGAAAGTTGAAGTTAACCCTCTCATCTTGGATACTCTCAAAATCCTCGCTTTCAGCTTTACTAGATGGTTTATTCTGGACCTGCCATCTCGATATAATTTCTTTACGAGTTCATTTAAGATCTTATAGCTTGACAATCCCG GATTTGATCAGTAAACTGGAGGATATGACCAAATGTTGGAGGCATCCATTGAAACGCGTTGAAGTtgaaggtgctaattgctcaaaTTTACTCGTGTTAAGGAAGCTCGATGTACAGTTGAGACTGTATTGGTGA
- the LOC141609468 gene encoding uncharacterized protein LOC141609468: protein MTGLGRCNSLKISLIDCSDESVSDDIKFDEEELRDVNPGPPRNISALKLILCKGILSRSSISAFLNGLFWTCHPRIISFRIQLDDPNLMIEHLKSELENMANCQSHPLKRVEGANCSNLLKSKDVDVQLKLHW, encoded by the exons ATGACAGGACTAGGCCGCTGCAACTCTCTGAAAATTTCGCTAATTGACTGTTCTGATGAG TCTGTAAGTGATGATATCAAATTTGATGAAGAAGAGCTCAGAGATGTTAATCCTGGACCCCCACGCAATATCAGCGCGCTGAAGCTAATCCTCTGTAAAGGGATACTCTCAAGATCATCTATTTCAGCTTTTTTGAATGGTTTATTCTGGACATGCCACCCTCGTATTATTTCTTTTCGAATTCAGTTAGACGACCCTAATTTGATGATCGAG CATTTGAAGAGTGAACTAGAAAATATGGCAAATTGTCAGAGTCATCCTTTAAAACGGGTTGAAGGTGCTAATTGCTCGAATTTACTTAAATCAAAGGATGTCGATGTTCAGTTGAAATTGCATTGGTGA
- the LOC141609469 gene encoding F-box protein At4g09920-like: MVVDGKKAAYGQLNYMDRLSDLPDSILHHIISFLGTKGACRTTILSKRWSHIWSTGLILEFRPRFFVPKKDGGSNRPYSEETVGRLINFIESTMRRYSEKNLSIRMFRLDYPTIDPNMTETIDRWVGIALQNQVEKLLLSVIPKASPSYLLPAFFFLAKSLISVRLSRVRVPYFENMKLISLQCLDMKKVDVDEKMLQNIIMSCPLKNLRLDRCSGLENISIPCCSRLESLDVIQSIPIGGELLVNTSSLQRCTYFGYHEENPWSIILTPASKKNLRDLRIFGVVIKDDIFSKLVSEIPSIEDLSFYCCTMPMKIKIVSQTLKQLGVYDCFGLINVVIDAPELETFCYDGGLRLSSVINSQSNYNAYLHLNIGYTANVNNRDLVRIKKLLKKFNCCKILSIILNDDAHHIPQIDVDMDQLSKIGNGLPCYVEELKLSLSCSTSTTMLGESTCRALIDGLLWCCRPDILSLRATFIFNNNVNQTVLEILQQKVKYWKHPLKRMEIEGATANGSPSSGHFDLRLKLYW; this comes from the exons ATGGTGGTTGATGGAAAGAAAGCAGCATATGGGCAGTTGAATTACATGGATAGATTATCAGATTTGCCTGATTCAATCCTCCATCATATAATTTCTTTTCTGGGTACCAAAGGGGCGTGTCGAACGACCATTTTGTCGAAAAGATGGTCTCATATTTGGTCCACTGGCTTAATTCTGGAATTTAGGCCCCGATTTTTTGTTCCTAAGAAAGATGGAGGTAGTAACCGTCCTTACAGTGAGGAAACTGTTGGGAGACTTATTAATTTCATTGAATCGACAATGAGACGATATTCCGAGAAGAATCTTTCTATAAGGATGTTTAGACTTGATTATCCAACTATTGATCCAAACATGACTGAGACGATTGATAGATGGGTCGGAATCGCTTTGCAAAACCAAGTTGAGAAATTGTTGCTCTCTGTTATTCCCAAGGCTTCTCCGTCTTATCTATTGCCCGCGTTTTTTTTCTTGGCAAAATCATTGATAAGTGTGAGACTTTCTAGGGTTAGAGTGCCTTATTTTGAAAATATGAAGCTTATTTCGCTACAATGTTTGGATATGAAAAAGGTAGATGTAGACGAAAAGATGCTACAAAATATTATCATGTCATGTCCCTTGAAAAATTTGAGGCTTGACAGGTGCTCCGGCCTTGAAAATATTTCAATTCCTTGTTGCAGTAGACTAGAATCGCTCGATGTAATTCAAAGTATACCTATAGGTGGGGAACTCTTGGTGAATACATCGAGTTTGCAGCGTTGTACCTATTTTGGTTATCATGAAGAGAATCCTTGGTCAATTATTCTTACACCTGCTTCAAAGAAAAATTTGAGGGATTTACGCATTTTTGGTGTCGTTATCAAGGACGATATTTTTAGCAAATTAGTGTCTGAAATTCCGTCAATAGAGGACCTGTCATTTTATTGTTGTACCATGCCAATGAAAATTAAAATTGTAAGTCAAACGCTTAAGCAGTTAGGAGTATATGATTGTTTTGGGTTGATTAATGTTGTGATTGATGCTCCGGAGCTGGAAACTTTTTGCTATGATGGTGGCTTACGACTTTCGTCCGTGATCAACAGTCAAAGCAATTACAATGCTTATCTTCATCTAAATATCGGCTATACCGCTAATGTTAATAATCGAGATTTGGTCAGAATCAAGAAACTCCTCAAGAAATTTAATTGCTGCAAGATTTTGTCCATCATTCTCAATGATGATGCACATCATATACCTCAG ATTGATGTTGACATGGACCAACTTAGCAAGATTGGTAATGGATTACCTTGTTATGTCGAAGAGCTGAAGCTGTCTCTATCGTGCTCAACCTCCACTACCATGCTTGGAGAGTCAACATGTAGAGCTCTCATAGACGGACTGCTATGGTGTTGCCGCCCTGATATTCTATCTTTACGGGCTActttcatatttaataataatgtcAACCAG